One segment of Vibrio orientalis CIP 102891 = ATCC 33934 DNA contains the following:
- the trxB gene encoding thioredoxin-disulfide reductase produces the protein MSDVKHSNLLILGSGPAGYTAAVYAARANLNPVLVTGMQQGGQLTTTTEVENWPGDPEGLTGPSLMDRMKEHAERFETEILFDHINEVDFSQRPFRLKGDSSEYTCDALIISTGASAKYLGLESEEAFKGRGVSACATCDGFFYRNQKVAVVGGGNTAVEEALYLSNIASEVHLIHRRDTFRAEKILVKRLMDKVENGNIVLHTDRTLDEVVGDDMGVTGVRIKDTQSDAIEQIDVMGAFIAIGHQPNTSIFEGQLEMKDGYIIVQSGLEGNATQTSIPGVFAAGDVMDHNYRQAITSAGTGCMAALDAERFLDGLADNN, from the coding sequence ATGAGCGACGTAAAACATAGCAACCTTCTTATTCTAGGTTCAGGACCAGCTGGCTACACAGCAGCAGTTTATGCTGCTCGCGCAAACCTTAACCCTGTTCTCGTGACTGGCATGCAGCAAGGTGGGCAATTGACCACCACAACTGAAGTTGAAAACTGGCCTGGTGATCCTGAAGGTCTAACTGGCCCTAGCTTGATGGACAGAATGAAGGAGCATGCTGAACGCTTTGAAACTGAAATTTTGTTCGATCATATTAACGAGGTTGATTTTAGTCAGCGCCCGTTTCGTCTCAAAGGTGATAGCAGCGAATACACCTGTGATGCTTTAATCATTTCGACAGGTGCTTCTGCTAAGTACTTGGGCTTGGAGTCTGAAGAAGCCTTCAAGGGCCGCGGTGTTTCAGCTTGTGCCACTTGTGACGGTTTCTTCTACCGTAACCAAAAAGTAGCTGTTGTTGGTGGTGGTAATACTGCTGTCGAAGAAGCTCTGTATCTTTCAAACATCGCATCTGAAGTTCACTTGATCCACCGTCGTGACACGTTCCGCGCTGAAAAGATTCTAGTTAAGCGCCTAATGGATAAGGTAGAAAACGGTAACATCGTTCTTCACACTGATCGAACTCTGGATGAAGTCGTTGGCGATGATATGGGCGTTACAGGTGTTCGTATTAAGGACACTCAATCAGACGCTATCGAACAGATTGATGTTATGGGCGCGTTTATTGCCATTGGTCACCAACCAAACACTTCAATTTTCGAAGGCCAGTTAGAGATGAAAGATGGCTACATCATCGTTCAATCAGGACTTGAAGGTAATGCGACTCAAACGAGTATTCCCGGAGTTTTTGCCGCTGGTGATGTAATGGACCATAACTACCGCCAAGCGATTACCTCTGCAGGAACGGGTTGTATGGCTGCGCTAGATGCTGAACGTTTCTTAGATGGATTAGCTGATAACAACTAA
- the cydD gene encoding heme ABC transporter permease/ATP-binding protein CydD: MDKKKQRSLNQWLKQQSKLAKRWLMIAVGLGVLSSIFLLAQAALLATILHQLIIEQVDKYQLVPHFFGLAAIIAVRALCSWGREIAGYRCGEQIRVYIRQLILDKLRELGPAYIKGKPAGAWATLLLEQVEDMHDFFARYLPQMSLSVLVPFVILIVVFPVNWAAGLIFLITAPLVPLFMALVGMKAADANRKNFKALQRLSGHFYDRLQSMTTIRLFDRTKAETEVMHGASEVFRTRTMDVLKIAFLSSAVLEFFTSISIALTAVYFGFAFIGELNFGDYGAGVTLFAGLFILVLAPEFYQPLRDLGTFYHAKQQAVGAAESIVEFIETDVETVNSGQKTLDNEDDIVIQAQDLEVYSPEGQKLVGPISFLLNAKQTAALVGPSGAGKTSLINAILGFLPYKGSLTINGIERSELSLEDWREKISWVGQNPLLLHGSIRDNITLGKSNVSDERINHALEESFSAEFVNQHGLDYSISDRSGGLSVGQAQRLALARAMVQNGKFWLLDEPTASLDARSEKLVMQGLENQIDGRSALMVTHQLTPLRNVDQILVMENGLLVQSGHFDTLAQEQGLFQSMLQANQALNQANKGNLDA; encoded by the coding sequence ATGGATAAAAAGAAACAACGCAGCTTGAATCAATGGCTCAAGCAGCAGAGTAAGCTCGCCAAGCGCTGGCTTATGATCGCTGTGGGTCTCGGTGTTCTTTCAAGCATATTTCTCTTGGCCCAAGCGGCTTTGCTTGCCACAATTTTGCACCAACTCATCATTGAACAAGTCGATAAATACCAGCTTGTACCTCACTTTTTTGGTCTAGCAGCTATCATTGCGGTCCGTGCCCTTTGCTCATGGGGACGAGAAATCGCAGGTTACCGCTGTGGCGAACAGATACGCGTCTATATCCGTCAGTTAATTTTAGACAAGCTGCGTGAGTTAGGACCTGCGTACATAAAAGGTAAACCGGCTGGAGCGTGGGCAACCTTGCTACTTGAACAAGTCGAAGACATGCACGACTTCTTTGCTCGCTACTTACCACAAATGTCTCTGTCCGTTTTGGTACCTTTCGTTATTTTGATTGTGGTATTCCCCGTTAACTGGGCTGCAGGATTAATCTTTTTAATCACTGCGCCACTTGTGCCTTTATTCATGGCACTAGTTGGGATGAAAGCGGCGGATGCAAACCGTAAGAACTTCAAAGCCTTACAACGCCTTTCGGGTCATTTTTACGATCGTTTGCAATCTATGACAACCATCAGACTGTTTGATCGTACAAAAGCGGAAACCGAGGTCATGCACGGTGCATCCGAAGTGTTCCGTACACGCACTATGGATGTGTTAAAGATCGCTTTCCTCTCATCAGCCGTGCTTGAGTTCTTTACTTCCATCTCGATTGCACTTACTGCGGTTTACTTCGGTTTTGCCTTCATTGGTGAATTGAACTTTGGCGACTACGGTGCAGGTGTCACGCTGTTTGCTGGCCTATTTATCCTTGTTCTTGCTCCCGAGTTCTATCAACCGCTACGTGACTTGGGTACCTTCTATCATGCTAAGCAACAAGCCGTAGGCGCAGCTGAGAGCATTGTAGAGTTTATTGAAACCGATGTTGAAACCGTCAACTCAGGTCAAAAGACCCTTGATAACGAAGATGATATTGTTATCCAAGCGCAAGATTTAGAAGTCTATTCGCCTGAAGGGCAGAAGCTCGTCGGTCCCATCAGCTTTTTACTCAATGCTAAGCAAACCGCCGCCCTTGTTGGCCCAAGTGGTGCAGGTAAAACCAGCCTAATCAATGCGATTCTTGGCTTCTTACCTTACAAAGGCTCGCTCACCATCAATGGTATAGAACGCAGTGAACTCTCTTTAGAGGATTGGCGAGAAAAGATCAGTTGGGTTGGTCAAAATCCTCTCCTCTTACATGGCTCGATTCGAGACAACATTACCTTGGGTAAATCCAATGTGAGTGACGAAAGAATCAACCACGCATTAGAAGAGTCATTTTCTGCCGAGTTTGTTAATCAACACGGATTAGATTACTCAATCTCCGACCGTTCAGGTGGTCTGTCTGTTGGTCAAGCGCAGCGCTTAGCTCTTGCTCGAGCGATGGTTCAAAATGGTAAGTTCTGGTTATTGGACGAACCGACCGCAAGCCTCGATGCGCGTAGTGAAAAATTGGTTATGCAAGGCTTAGAAAATCAAATTGACGGCAGATCTGCACTAATGGTCACCCACCAACTGACGCCACTGAGAAATGTCGACCAGATACTTGTCATGGAAAATGGACTTTTGGTGCAATCCGGCCATTTTGATACGCTCGCGCAAGAGCAAGGTCTATTCCAGTCAATGCTGCAAGCAAACCAAGCCTTAAACCAAGCGAATAAGGGGAACCTAGATGCGTGA
- the cydC gene encoding heme ABC transporter ATP-binding protein/permease CydC, with protein sequence MRDLLPYLKLYKKHWFGLSLGMLLAFLTVAASIGLLTLSGWFLSAAAVAGLTIARETFNYMLPGAFVRGFAMGRTAGRWGERVVSHNATFKLLTDLRVFFFSKLAPLIPGRVSNLRDADLLNRLVADVDAMDHVYLRLISPMVVGTLGILGLTALVCWFDKDLGLTLGAILMSLVLAWPVLFYKLGKRNGSELTQHKAQLRISTLDWLQGYSELTLFGAEERYRNAILSAQDKLLKNQYFNAHFSGIAQALLMLANGWTVVLMLWLAADGVGGNTPDPMIALVAFATMASVELLMPIAGAFQHLGQTLTSARRLNDIILSEPDVQFPEEHLDHSEEFSIVYNDISFHYPDSDSQVISNVELTIPAQHRIAIVGQTGSGKSTLLQLLNRYWDVQQGTIEIAGKPIEQWSESQLRQAISVVSQRVDILNGSLRDNLVMAKPQADDQELAQALEKVGLSKLLEDTALDTWLGDGGRQLSGGEKRRIGIARALLHNAPILLLDEPTEGLDKQTEQQMMQLFEQHFKGKTVVFITHRLVDLDKMDSICLIEQGRIVEHGSHNELMAEQGRYYALNQTL encoded by the coding sequence ATGCGTGATTTACTTCCCTACTTAAAGCTATATAAGAAGCACTGGTTTGGCCTATCCCTTGGCATGCTACTCGCCTTTTTAACTGTAGCGGCATCGATTGGTCTATTAACTCTGTCAGGTTGGTTTTTATCAGCGGCAGCGGTTGCTGGCTTAACCATTGCTCGTGAAACCTTTAACTACATGCTACCGGGTGCCTTCGTGCGCGGCTTTGCGATGGGCCGAACTGCAGGCCGTTGGGGAGAGCGTGTCGTCAGCCATAACGCAACATTCAAACTCTTAACTGATCTGCGAGTCTTCTTCTTCTCGAAGTTAGCCCCTCTTATTCCGGGTCGAGTTTCGAACCTACGTGATGCTGACTTACTCAATCGCCTTGTCGCCGACGTGGATGCAATGGACCATGTTTATCTGCGTCTTATCAGCCCTATGGTTGTGGGTACTCTAGGTATTCTTGGTCTAACTGCTCTTGTTTGCTGGTTTGATAAAGATCTCGGCCTAACACTAGGTGCGATTCTAATGTCGCTTGTCCTTGCTTGGCCAGTCTTGTTTTATAAGCTTGGTAAACGAAACGGTAGCGAATTAACTCAGCACAAAGCTCAACTGCGAATCTCAACACTCGACTGGCTTCAAGGGTATAGCGAACTTACCTTGTTTGGTGCAGAAGAACGCTACCGTAATGCGATTCTTAGTGCTCAAGATAAGTTACTGAAAAATCAGTACTTCAACGCACACTTTTCTGGCATTGCTCAAGCACTGCTGATGTTAGCTAATGGCTGGACGGTCGTTCTCATGTTGTGGCTTGCCGCCGATGGTGTGGGCGGAAACACCCCAGACCCAATGATCGCGTTAGTCGCCTTCGCAACCATGGCAAGCGTCGAGTTACTCATGCCGATTGCCGGAGCCTTCCAGCATCTCGGGCAAACCTTGACGTCTGCTCGCCGACTGAATGACATCATTCTTTCCGAACCCGATGTTCAGTTCCCTGAAGAGCATCTTGATCACAGTGAAGAGTTCTCTATTGTTTATAACGATATTTCTTTCCACTATCCTGACAGTGATAGCCAAGTGATCTCCAATGTTGAACTGACCATTCCAGCGCAGCACCGTATCGCTATCGTCGGTCAAACTGGTTCAGGTAAGTCGACCTTGCTACAGCTGCTAAACCGCTATTGGGATGTGCAGCAAGGAACCATCGAGATAGCAGGCAAACCAATAGAACAATGGAGCGAAAGCCAGCTTCGCCAAGCAATCAGTGTCGTTAGCCAAAGGGTTGATATATTGAATGGCTCACTGCGCGATAACCTCGTGATGGCCAAACCACAAGCCGATGATCAAGAACTCGCTCAAGCACTCGAAAAAGTGGGTCTATCGAAACTGTTAGAAGATACGGCGCTCGACACTTGGCTGGGTGATGGCGGACGTCAGTTGTCTGGTGGTGAAAAACGCAGAATCGGTATTGCGAGAGCGTTACTCCACAATGCCCCTATATTGCTACTCGATGAACCGACCGAAGGTTTAGACAAACAGACTGAACAGCAAATGATGCAGCTATTCGAGCAGCATTTTAAAGGTAAGACGGTGGTATTCATTACTCACCGATTAGTTGACCTCGATAAAATGGACTCTATTTGTCTGATTGAGCAAGGCAGAATCGTAGAGCATGGCAGCCACAATGAACTGATGGCTGAGCAAGGACGTTACTACGCGCTTAATCAAACCTTATAA
- a CDS encoding DUF1289 domain-containing protein: MRNCCLDGNDVCLGCFRTLEEILNWSHSSNVEKQAILAKCKERRAQNHRY, encoded by the coding sequence GTGCGCAACTGCTGTCTCGATGGAAACGATGTGTGCTTGGGTTGCTTTCGCACGCTTGAAGAAATTCTAAATTGGTCGCACTCCTCCAATGTAGAAAAGCAAGCTATCTTAGCCAAATGTAAAGAAAGAAGAGCACAAAACCACCGGTATTAA
- a CDS encoding M23 family metallopeptidase, with the protein MKDQLTITVSTINGSKHWYFSKTMQRHFKTGFVVVVLAITATVFLIDHLYSQVGDAMLKQSELAEHSRNIGQELQSLKALKSELENDLSEREERVQLVSERLVDLEKVLGVANESTEHSLDARLDIAAITSNVRLAMLNQIPNGSPVGNIRLSSGFGKRIHPVTKTSKMHRGLDFAANTGTKVYAPADGVVEVTRYSKKGSGNFLRLQHSFGFSSSYSHLKGFKVKSGEFVKKGQLIAISGNSGLSSGPHLHYEVRFVGRALNPRSFVEWNLNNFEDIFTKERQIRWESLIETVEQRVAQQLQLSSPKDVLLAENSR; encoded by the coding sequence ATGAAAGACCAATTAACGATTACTGTTTCGACTATCAATGGTTCCAAGCATTGGTATTTCAGCAAAACCATGCAGCGTCACTTTAAAACCGGCTTCGTTGTGGTTGTACTAGCAATCACCGCAACCGTGTTTCTCATTGATCATCTTTATTCTCAGGTTGGCGATGCAATGTTAAAGCAGTCAGAACTGGCAGAACATTCGCGAAATATCGGCCAAGAGTTGCAGAGCTTAAAGGCCCTTAAGTCTGAACTCGAAAACGATTTGTCCGAGCGAGAAGAACGTGTCCAATTGGTGTCGGAACGATTGGTTGACTTGGAAAAAGTCCTAGGCGTTGCTAATGAGAGTACCGAACACAGCTTAGATGCACGTTTAGATATTGCAGCCATTACCTCAAACGTCAGACTGGCGATGCTCAACCAGATTCCAAATGGATCACCTGTCGGCAATATCCGCCTTTCATCGGGCTTTGGTAAACGCATTCACCCGGTAACCAAAACGTCCAAGATGCACCGAGGATTGGATTTTGCGGCCAATACCGGAACTAAGGTTTACGCCCCAGCAGATGGTGTGGTTGAAGTCACTCGATACAGCAAGAAAGGTTCTGGCAACTTTTTACGTTTACAACATTCTTTCGGCTTTTCGAGCTCTTATTCGCACTTAAAAGGGTTCAAAGTCAAAAGCGGTGAGTTCGTCAAAAAAGGACAACTTATCGCTATTTCTGGCAATAGCGGACTCTCTTCTGGCCCCCACCTTCACTACGAGGTTCGCTTTGTTGGCAGAGCACTAAATCCTAGGTCATTCGTTGAATGGAACCTCAATAATTTTGAAGACATCTTTACTAAGGAACGACAAATACGATGGGAATCTTTAATCGAAACAGTAGAACAACGAGTAGCTCAGCAACTTCAACTATCATCGCCAAAGGATGTTCTGTTAGCGGAGAACTCAAGGTAG
- a CDS encoding bactofilin family protein gives MGIFNRNSRTTSSSATSTIIAKGCSVSGELKVESDIQIDGIVEGQLHVDGTLIVAESGRVRGEIYAKQLIVNGILDGNCYVERVQVLSKGRVSGKIWSNNLSIEPGGKFFGEAAELPEKEVVSLKSQSTEDQTKTFSNHKSA, from the coding sequence ATGGGAATCTTTAATCGAAACAGTAGAACAACGAGTAGCTCAGCAACTTCAACTATCATCGCCAAAGGATGTTCTGTTAGCGGAGAACTCAAGGTAGAAAGTGACATCCAAATAGATGGCATCGTAGAGGGTCAACTACATGTAGACGGCACCTTAATCGTTGCAGAAAGTGGCCGCGTGCGAGGAGAAATTTACGCTAAGCAGCTTATCGTCAACGGTATTCTTGATGGCAACTGCTATGTAGAACGTGTTCAAGTTCTTTCGAAAGGACGCGTCAGTGGCAAGATTTGGAGCAATAACCTGAGCATTGAACCCGGTGGTAAGTTCTTCGGTGAAGCGGCAGAGCTGCCTGAAAAAGAAGTCGTTAGTCTAAAGAGTCAATCAACTGAAGACCAAACCAAAACGTTCTCTAACCACAAAAGCGCTTAG
- the rluB gene encoding 23S rRNA pseudouridine(2605) synthase RluB, translating to MNEKLQKVLARAGHGSRRELEALIKAGRVSVNGVVAKLGERLEDENAIVRIDGHTVSAKAQEEVVCRVLAYYKPEGELCTRHDPEGRRTVFDRLPKIRGSRWISVGRLDANTSGLLLFTTDGELANRLMHPSRQVEREYLVRVFGEVTEQKVKNLVRGVELEDGMARFEDVVYAGGDGMNHTFYVAINEGRNREVRRLWESQDTTVSRLKRVRYGDIYLDKKLPRGGWMELDLKEVNYLRELVELRPEKETLLDENKANTSRKRERSRSQKIRRAVKRHEERVSSGGGRSNNPSRRKPKKGAGKPNARNKQR from the coding sequence ATGAACGAAAAATTACAGAAAGTATTAGCTCGAGCTGGTCATGGCTCTCGTCGCGAACTTGAAGCTTTAATTAAAGCGGGTCGCGTGAGTGTGAACGGTGTTGTAGCTAAGCTTGGTGAACGACTAGAAGATGAAAACGCCATTGTGCGTATCGATGGTCATACTGTTTCTGCGAAAGCTCAGGAAGAGGTGGTTTGTCGAGTTCTTGCGTACTACAAGCCGGAAGGTGAATTGTGTACTCGTCATGACCCTGAAGGTCGCCGAACTGTATTTGACCGTCTACCTAAAATCCGTGGTTCTCGTTGGATCTCTGTTGGTCGTCTAGATGCGAACACATCGGGTCTACTGCTATTTACTACAGACGGTGAACTTGCGAACCGCCTAATGCACCCAAGCCGTCAAGTTGAACGTGAATACTTGGTACGTGTGTTTGGTGAAGTAACTGAGCAGAAGGTTAAGAACCTAGTGCGTGGCGTAGAGCTAGAAGATGGCATGGCACGTTTCGAAGATGTTGTATACGCGGGCGGTGATGGTATGAACCACACTTTCTATGTTGCAATCAACGAAGGTCGTAACCGCGAAGTTCGTCGTCTTTGGGAATCTCAAGATACGACGGTAAGCCGTCTGAAGCGTGTTCGCTACGGTGATATCTACCTAGACAAGAAACTGCCTCGTGGCGGTTGGATGGAGCTTGATCTGAAAGAAGTAAACTACTTGCGTGAGCTTGTTGAACTTCGTCCAGAGAAAGAGACGCTACTTGATGAAAACAAAGCGAACACTTCTCGTAAGCGTGAGCGTTCTCGTAGCCAGAAGATTCGTCGTGCGGTTAAACGTCACGAAGAGCGCGTAAGCAGCGGTGGTGGTCGTAGCAATAACCCATCTCGCCGCAAGCCTAAGAAAGGTGCGGGTAAACCAAACGCACGCAATAAGCAGCGCTAA
- a CDS encoding L-threonylcarbamoyladenylate synthase — MSQFFYVHPENPQARLINQAVAIIRNGGVVVYPTDSGYALGCQLENKQALERICQIRRLDDKHNFTLLCRDLSELSLYARVDNGAFRLLKNNTPGPFTFIFKGTKEVPRRLMNSKRKTIGIRVPDNRIALDLLEALGEPLMSTSLILPGNDITESDPEDIRDKLEHAVDCILNGGYLGEQPTTVIDFSDDEPKVARLGSGDPTPFE; from the coding sequence ATGAGCCAGTTTTTTTACGTTCACCCAGAAAACCCACAGGCTCGCTTGATTAACCAAGCTGTAGCAATCATACGAAATGGTGGGGTAGTGGTTTACCCAACCGACTCAGGCTATGCCCTTGGCTGTCAGCTTGAGAACAAACAGGCGCTGGAAAGAATTTGTCAAATCCGTCGCTTAGATGACAAGCATAACTTCACGTTACTATGTCGTGATCTTTCTGAGCTTTCACTCTATGCACGTGTTGATAATGGTGCTTTTCGTCTGCTGAAAAACAACACTCCTGGCCCTTTCACATTTATCTTTAAAGGGACAAAAGAAGTGCCTCGTCGTTTGATGAATTCAAAGCGTAAGACGATTGGTATTCGTGTTCCGGATAACCGTATTGCTTTGGATTTGTTGGAAGCGCTGGGTGAGCCTCTAATGTCGACGTCACTTATCTTGCCGGGTAATGACATCACCGAATCAGACCCTGAAGATATCCGCGATAAACTAGAGCATGCTGTTGATTGTATTTTGAACGGCGGTTACCTAGGCGAACAGCCAACGACTGTCATCGATTTTAGTGATGACGAACCTAAGGTCGCTCGTTTAGGCTCGGGTGATCCAACCCCTTTTGAGTAA
- the rnm gene encoding RNase RNM translates to MRIDLHSHTTASDGRLPPNELIDRALSFNLEVLAITDHDTVDGLDLAHQYINDNDLPIKLINGIEISTVWQNKDIHIVGLNIDPTNDALLSLIDQQKSHRESRAELIAQRLEKATREGVLEEVKLIAGDAPVTRAHFAKWLVDNGYAKTMQQVFKKYLTRNNPGYVPPTWCSMKDAVDAIHAAGGEAVLAHPARYDLTAKWLKRLLAAFVEAGGDAMEVAQPQQGQQERRNLADYAIQYKLLASQGSDFHYPSPWMELGRNLWLPSGVEAVWKDWGIEPSKSDSINTN, encoded by the coding sequence ATGAGAATTGATTTACATAGCCACACCACAGCCTCTGATGGACGATTACCTCCGAATGAACTTATTGATAGAGCATTAAGCTTTAACCTCGAAGTATTAGCGATTACTGATCATGATACGGTTGATGGTTTGGATTTGGCGCATCAATACATCAATGACAATGATCTGCCGATCAAACTGATTAATGGTATTGAGATCTCGACGGTTTGGCAGAATAAAGACATTCATATCGTTGGTCTTAATATCGACCCGACAAACGACGCGTTGTTGTCTCTCATTGACCAACAGAAAAGCCATCGAGAATCTCGTGCTGAGCTGATTGCCCAGAGACTGGAAAAGGCGACCAGAGAAGGGGTGCTCGAAGAGGTAAAACTAATCGCTGGAGATGCGCCCGTCACTCGCGCCCACTTTGCGAAGTGGTTGGTGGATAATGGTTATGCCAAAACCATGCAGCAGGTATTTAAAAAGTATTTAACGCGCAATAACCCAGGCTATGTACCACCGACATGGTGTTCAATGAAAGATGCGGTAGATGCAATTCACGCCGCTGGTGGCGAAGCGGTTTTAGCTCATCCTGCGCGTTACGATTTGACCGCTAAATGGCTCAAACGCCTATTGGCCGCTTTTGTTGAAGCGGGTGGAGATGCGATGGAAGTCGCTCAACCTCAACAAGGGCAACAAGAAAGACGCAACTTGGCTGATTATGCTATACAATACAAACTATTAGCCTCACAAGGCAGTGACTTTCATTATCCGTCGCCGTGGATGGAGCTAGGACGAAACCTTTGGTTACCGTCAGGTGTCGAAGCGGTATGGAAAGATTGGGGTATTGAGCCTTCTAAGTCAGATTCAATCAATACCAATTAA
- a CDS encoding anthranilate synthase component 1 gives MNKAINIQKLGNLELIRTTAPYAQDPTQLFHTLCENKTDSLLLESAEIDSKQDLQSLLIVDSAVRIVCFGHTVTMTALTENGKHLLSHLTLNINDGIENRFDGTELVLEYTSPCDTLDEDSRLREASSFDALRLIQHSFNIEGLHKHAIFIGGLFAYDLVANFEPLGNAQATNQCPDYVFYVAETLLVVDHQKRSCDLQAALFANDQQKPTLEARLEEIRQACTTLKQLPNAAPVTDTTAVPSISDEDFCQTVRDLKQYVVRGDVFQVVPSRRFTLPCPSPLAAYKELKQSNPSPYMFYMQDELFTLFGASPESALKYETHTNQVEIYPIAGTRRRGKRPNGEIDFDLDCRIELELRTDKKENAEHMMLVDLARNDVARISEAGTRHVADLLKVDRYSHVMHLVSRVVGQLRNDLDALHAYQACMNMGTLTGAPKIRAMQLIRDVEGARRGSYGGAVGYLTGEGTLDTCIVIRSAYVENGIAQVQAGAGVVFDSDPQAEADETRGKAQAVISAIQAAHQPIQDKQ, from the coding sequence GTGAACAAGGCCATTAATATTCAAAAGCTAGGTAACCTTGAGCTGATTCGCACTACTGCACCCTACGCTCAAGATCCAACGCAGTTGTTCCATACTCTATGCGAGAACAAGACGGATAGCCTGTTGCTAGAGTCGGCCGAGATCGATTCCAAGCAAGATCTTCAAAGCCTGCTGATTGTCGACTCTGCAGTACGTATCGTCTGTTTTGGTCACACTGTCACTATGACCGCGCTGACTGAAAACGGTAAGCACCTACTTTCTCACTTAACTCTTAACATTAACGACGGTATTGAAAACCGTTTTGACGGAACAGAGCTTGTCCTTGAGTACACCTCTCCTTGCGATACGCTTGATGAAGATTCACGACTACGTGAAGCGTCTTCTTTCGATGCACTCAGACTGATTCAACACAGCTTCAACATTGAAGGGCTGCATAAACATGCGATATTTATCGGTGGTCTTTTCGCTTACGATCTTGTCGCCAACTTTGAGCCGTTAGGTAACGCGCAAGCGACCAATCAATGTCCAGATTACGTATTCTATGTCGCCGAAACTTTATTGGTTGTTGATCACCAAAAGCGAAGCTGCGACTTACAAGCGGCACTGTTTGCCAATGACCAACAAAAACCAACACTTGAAGCGCGTTTAGAAGAGATACGTCAAGCGTGTACGACACTAAAACAATTGCCGAATGCAGCACCTGTGACTGACACGACAGCAGTCCCGAGCATCTCTGATGAAGACTTCTGTCAAACAGTACGAGACTTAAAGCAATATGTCGTAAGGGGCGATGTGTTCCAAGTCGTACCGTCACGCCGTTTTACCTTGCCGTGCCCTTCTCCTCTCGCCGCATATAAAGAACTCAAGCAGTCAAATCCAAGCCCTTACATGTTCTATATGCAAGATGAGCTATTTACCTTGTTTGGTGCGTCACCTGAAAGTGCACTGAAGTACGAAACTCACACCAATCAGGTAGAAATTTACCCGATTGCTGGCACTCGCCGCCGTGGCAAACGCCCGAATGGAGAGATCGATTTCGATCTAGATTGCCGCATTGAATTAGAGCTTCGCACCGACAAGAAAGAAAACGCAGAACACATGATGCTGGTTGACTTGGCACGTAACGATGTTGCGCGTATTTCTGAAGCAGGCACCCGCCATGTCGCTGACCTACTCAAAGTTGACCGTTATAGTCACGTGATGCATTTAGTTTCTCGCGTGGTTGGTCAACTACGTAACGACCTAGATGCCCTGCATGCTTACCAAGCGTGTATGAACATGGGCACGCTAACAGGTGCCCCAAAGATTCGCGCAATGCAGTTGATTCGTGATGTGGAAGGTGCTCGTCGTGGTAGCTACGGTGGCGCAGTTGGTTACCTAACTGGTGAAGGTACATTAGATACCTGTATCGTGATTCGCTCAGCATACGTGGAAAACGGCATTGCACAAGTTCAAGCTGGTGCAGGTGTGGTATTTGATTCTGATCCGCAAGCGGAAGCAGATGAAACACGCGGTAAAGCTCAGGCAGTGATCTCTGCGATTCAAGCGGCTCATCAGCCAATTCAAGATAAGCAATAG
- a CDS encoding aminodeoxychorismate/anthranilate synthase component II yields MANILFIDNFDSFTYNLVDQFRSLGHEVKIYRNNIAADTIESAVQQLENPVVLLSPGPGAPADAGSMPEIIQRLKGKVPMIGICLGHQAIVEAYGGTVAGAGEIIHGKVSMMEHQNHATYAQLPSPLAIARYHSLVATHVPDSLTITAEVDDLVMSVVQEEDKVCGFQFHPESIMTTYGATLLANAIEWALKKNDK; encoded by the coding sequence ATGGCGAATATCCTATTTATCGATAACTTTGACTCTTTCACTTACAACCTAGTCGATCAATTTCGTTCCTTAGGTCATGAAGTCAAAATCTATCGCAACAATATAGCCGCTGACACGATTGAGTCAGCCGTTCAACAATTAGAAAACCCGGTCGTCTTGTTATCGCCAGGTCCCGGTGCACCTGCTGACGCGGGTTCTATGCCTGAAATCATTCAGCGCTTAAAAGGCAAAGTACCTATGATTGGTATCTGTCTTGGTCACCAAGCGATCGTTGAAGCGTACGGTGGTACCGTTGCTGGCGCCGGTGAAATAATTCACGGTAAAGTGTCGATGATGGAACACCAGAATCACGCGACCTATGCTCAATTGCCTTCTCCACTTGCAATAGCGCGTTACCACTCATTAGTCGCAACTCATGTGCCAGACTCGCTAACCATCACTGCTGAAGTTGATGACCTAGTGATGTCTGTAGTACAAGAAGAAGACAAGGTGTGTGGCTTCCAATTCCACCCTGAATCGATTATGACCACCTACGGCGCGACCTTATTGGCCAATGCGATTGAGTGGGCTCTAAAGAAGAACGACAAATAA